In Syngnathoides biaculeatus isolate LvHL_M chromosome 19, ASM1980259v1, whole genome shotgun sequence, the genomic window AAAACTGTAcagtcatttgtcttcctcctaTAAAATGctgcagacacacaaaaatatatactaaTCCTTGATCTACAAAGATGCCAAGCTACATTCAGTTTTCATTAACACCTGAAATAGCTCCTCATTTCTACAGCGTTTACATTTTCAGCAATACACTATGgcttttcttaaaaataaatcagtccAATCATAGAAGTACAGTAATTACATACGGTACATCTTCATTTGAAACCCTTTAATTTTTGCTTTTCGGGGGTCgcagctcattaaaaaaaaaaaaaaaaaaaaaaacattggtagaCATATATTCCAGAAGCAATTTTTCCCAACCTTAAACCATTCACAACAgtctctggattttttttaattagaaagaAGAGATACATTGGAAAGCTGGAGAAGTCATAGTTTGAGTCTGTGCCATATGTTAGTATATAAAAAGCTGTTTAAAAGAAAAGCACTCCATGCAGAAATTAGCTTTAGCATGTGCTCTTAGTGTAGAAAGACATCCAGTGGAATTTAAGTACaaattttgaatgtatttatatgcatgtgtgttccCTGAACTTTGTGCTTCACATGTGCAGCCCTGAATGCAGAGGGAGTAAAATGTAATGctagtgtttgaacaatatacagtattgcaATAGTCACTGGCATTTCCAGTAATGTACAGTGATTTTGTGTtttagttttggaaaatgaTTGGTCTGTTTGAACTTCCCATGATGCAATCAGTTTAAGGAAAGGTGTGACGCAGAAGTCGAATTGGAGCCATCCACAATCAAAGTCTTTGCATGGAATGTGCTAAAGCGTGACTTTAAGTGACCCATGTATGGGATTCAAAATAGAGATGTAACAACAGCCTTCAGATCTATGTGGGAAATTACTTGTTGTTTCACATGCAGATGTTTAATCAGAGTGCAAAATCggtgattaaaaaaaggcaTTCGTCTATTCTAAATCATGTAAGGAATGATACTTTGGCTCAAAAATGGGAAGATTCAAAGGTTAGAGATGAAATAAGTGATCTTCAAGAGGAAATTGATTTAAATGTGTAAGGTCACAAAAGATTTTAGAAAAGCAGCTTATTTTTGCTGTATGCACTCATGAATAGAAGCGTCGAATTCCAACTCGCAGTCGGGCCTTTTTGCAGGTAGTTGAAAAGTAGACTTTTCAGAGTTCATGGATTGTCAAGGGTCAAGATTCAAAGATCTAGTGAGAACTACAAGAGGTTAATCCAGGCTTTTTTGGAGGCTCCTTGTGACTTTTCTCAGGTGAAGAAGCCCGCATTACACAATTGTAGCCTTTTGGGAAGGAGAGCTGTTAAGATTCAAAAGGAATTCTTGGACCATTAACTGGACAGCGCAATATTTTTCTTGGCTTAGGAAAACCTTTGGCTCTGTAAAAAACAGCACAGAGGGGTCAGCCTCTGAAGTTCATAGAGGCCTGAGAATAAGGAGGGACTACTTCTTCGGGGTCTTGGTCATGGTGCCCGGTTTGTTTGTGGAACGACGCACAGGTACCTTGGATACGGGGATTCTGGTGCGAGCCAGAGGAGGCGGTTGGGTCTTTGACGCAGACGATTCACACTCCAGGACAGACGACAGCGCTGATTGGCTGGCTGACTGTGGTGGTGTCGTTTGTCTGGCGCTGACTGGGATCTTAGATTCCCGGGGAAGGCTGGCGCTGCCTTTTATTGACCggaatgaggaagaggaggaggaggaaggaggactGAGTTTGTATTCGGTTGACACGGAGGAAGAACTGTTTTGGTCTTCATCACCTTCTGGACCGTCTGGGTCATTGTAGAGGTCGTACAGGTGGTCACCAGAGCAACTATCACGAGACATATTATGCCTTTGCCGGAGCCCGCTTTCCTCAGGTGTTGCTGTAGGAGTTGCAGAGGGTGTATCCCAGTAGCCTTCGTCACTgagtggctctttgtctccaggTGACATTGGATGACGACTATGAGGCAACAGGGGCTTTGTCACCCGACTTCCTGCTCCACCAACAACTGGAATCTTACTGAGGCCCAAAGATTTCACCTGCAGTGTCTTACGATCCACACATACATTGCTTGAATGTTGGTGGCAGCTGGCGGAGTTGGGGGTGCGAAGGGGGTAGGTGGAAGTGAGAGTGGTGCAGGTGGGTTGGTGTGCTCGGGGTATAGCAGGGGAGTTGTCCCCAGTCGAAGGCAGCATATGCCAAAGACCTTGCATGTCAGCATCATCAACTCCCTCTGGACTCGCCATTTCCTCCCCGCCACCCATATAGGCCACCACCCCACTGCCTACTGGGGGTGGCTGAGGGGAGGATGGCACTGCTGAACAAACAGGAAATGAAGCCGGGCCAGAAGATGCGGTAAACAAGGGTTGTGTCAGCGTGGAAGACAGAGGGGCCTTCGAAGGGGAGCCACGAGTTGTGGCGCAGGTGGCCCCGAGTGGCCGCCCAACACCTGATCCTCCTACACTcacccctcccccaccaccaccaccgctgctactactactagtacCACTGCCCCCATTACCCGCTGTCTCCTCATCTGGATCTGCAATGATGTCCCCGCAGCCGGTGAGAGAATCAAAGCTCTTGAGGGATGTGACGTCATTGAACAGAAGAGAGCACAAACGGTCTACCGAGGGTTCCGAGGGGGGGTCGGCTGTGCTGTAACACTCCAAAGGCGGTGTGGCGAGTGAGGGAGTGAGGCTAGACACAGAGGCTTTGGCTTTGCTGGTGGCAGGGTACAAAGGGGAGTCATTAGGTGTGTAAGGAGAGAGAGAATCGGGCTCACCAGAAGGGCCTGGAATGGTCCCACACTGTGTGGGTGTCAATGAAACACGAGTAGCATGAGCCTCGGTTGCTTGCAGGTTACATTCTGCCTCTGTCTTCCCATGATCCTCCTGGTGGTAATGTGGTGTTGGGTCAAGGGTAACGGTGACATCCTTTGCCATTACAGGATCTGCAACATCCACGTCCTTCTCCTTCTGGGGTTCCAACACATCCCCATCTCGCTCGTTTGTTTTGTCCTTACGTCGCCAGCGGATGCTACTGAAAAACCCCTTCAAGCCCCTCCCTCTTCGAACAAGTCCCGCACCATTTTCACTTGACTTAATACTCCCACGTCGCAGTAGAGAGAAGAAACTTAGCGATTTACTCAGAGACATCACAGTTCCTGTCTCCAGAGCAAACAACCCCTCCGTTCTCTGTCCATCAGCATCATTGATGGATCCAGTGAGTCCATCATGTGTTTTGCTTCTCACCAGCTCAACTGATGACATTGAACCATTCCCATTCAGAGAATTCCCAGTGTCAGAGTGCCCATTGGTCCTGCTCAGCGTGGCCCCTTTGTTTCTGAAGGAGAAGAAGCTGGCCATTCCAGAGCCAGCACGTCGCTTTCCGAAGAGCTTGAAGGCAGCTTTGTTGATCTTCCCGGTGGGCTGGGGGTCGCACAGAGGGGCCGCAGCGGGATCTGCACACTCCATCTGCACCTCCATTGTGTTGCTTTATCGCGTCCCGCTCTATGGTCTCCCACTAGCACTTTGCTTACTCACTTTGGGCTTTCTCTCACCGCACAACCACTCTCCCTCTCTCCACTCTGCTTCCAACAACTCTTTCACTCACACTCTGGCTGTCTTTATCGGCTGCCTgcagcttctctctctctctctctctctctctctctctctctctctccctccttctGTGCTACTCCTCACTGTATCCATGGCAACAGGGTGGGCTAAGCAGCTTTGTCAATGTTGGCGGGGCGCCAGAGTCTGTCCTCCCTCCCCCTCCACGTTCCCAGTCAGCAGTCGACTGTTAGTCTTTCCCCCCAAAACTAGTCATCAGTTTTCAAACCCTTCCATCTCTGTTTGTGTCACACTTGCAGACTCCTTCATGGCGTTAACACTGAGTACGTTAGATACTGTAcatccaacaaatgaaaaaaaaaaaaacgactccTTTCCACAAATATATTGTTTGGTTTTTGATTGACAGAGTCACCCATATGTTTACAATTGTGGCTGTATTTTGCGGTGGCATAGCACTCCTTTATTATGAACCACTATGTTGGTTACTTATACTTAtggtcatttcatttttttccagaattgtGAGatattccatccacccatcaatccatccattttccgtgcaacttatcctcaaaagggtcgagGAGTGCAGGAGTCTATCCTAGCAAACCTctggcaggatgcagggtacacgctgacctggttgccagccaatctcagggcagggaggaaaaaaaattcatacattcacATCGTAGttaggcagacatgctaacaagtcgtccaccatgctgccattgTGAATACTGTATTcataataatcacaataataaaCTCCCTATTCAATTAAGTAAAATAAACATCAAATGGAGTACAATAAAAACATactcaaataaattaattaaataaatgaatgaactaAAATGCAAACTCTATACATGGATATGGGAATAAATTTGGATGGAGGTGGATATGATGTTGCTGAAGAAGCCAACAAtcggtacagaaagtattcagagccCTTATAATTTTCACTCTAATATATTGTCGATATTTGCTAAAATCCTCCaagttcccccccaccccccccataaaatgtacacacagcacctcatatggatggaaaaaatttgaattgttgaaatatttggagattaaaaaagaaaattgaaatattACACAGCCATACAGTCAAGaaaggtatttgaacacgctgctatattgcaagttctcccacttagaaatcatggaggggtctgaaattttcatcgtaggtgcatgtccactgtgagagtgataatccagagaaaaatccagcaatcacaatgtatgattttttttaactatttatttgtgtgattcagctgcaaataagtatttgaacacctatcagctggaattcaGACCcagaaagacctgttagtctgccttgaagagtccacctccactccatgtattatcctgaatcagatgcacctgtgtgaggtcgttagctgcataaagacacctgtccatcccatacaatcagtaagactcaaacttgtaacatggccaagaccaaagagctgtccaaagacaccagagacaaaaattttacaactccacacggctggaaagggctacggagaaattgccacgcagcttggtgaaaaaaggtccactgttggagcaatcattagaaaatggaagaagctaaacatgacggtcaatcttaatcggagtggagctccatgcaagatatcacctcatgggatCTCAAgtgatcctcagaaaggtgaggaatcagctcaggactacacaacaggacttggtcaacgacctgaaaagagctgggaccaacgtttccaaggtTGCTGTTGGGAATACACGAAGACGtgttggtttgaaatcatgcatgggacagaaggttcccctgcttaaaccagcacatgttgaGGCCCGTCTTAGTCataggagaaggttttgtggtcagatgggaccaaaatttaaccctatggtcataattctaccAACTGTGTTTGACGAAcgttgagttccatcccaagaacaccatccctactgtgaagcatgggggtggtagcatcatgcttcgggggtgtttttctgcacatgggacaggacaactgcactgtattaaggagaggatgaccgcggccatgtattgttatattttggggaacaaactctttccctcagtcagagcattgaagatgcgtcatggctgggtctttcaacatgacaattacacaaagcacacagccaggaaaaccaaggagtggctccctaagaagcatatcaaggttccctcctgcagtgtgtgcaaacctggtgaacaactacaggatatgtttgacttctgtaattgcaaacaaaggctactgtactaaatatcaacattggttttctcaggtggtcaaatacttttttgcagctgtatcacacaaataaattgttgaaaaatcatacagtgtgatttctggatttttctttttagattatctctctcacggtggacatgcatctacgatgaaaattttagactcctccatgatttctaagtgggagaacttgcaatatagtagggtcttcaaatacttattgtattttcttcactgtaagtattCAGACACTTTGCTCAGAATTTAGTAGACGTTCCCTTatgagctatttttttctttaggtctttttgggaatgatgccACAAGTATCTCACACTTGTATTTGGGGATCCTttgacattcttcctttcagaACCTTTCCAGTTCTGTCCAGTTCTGTAGCTGTAGCTCCACGTGTAATGACCAATTAGAGTTCCACTGTATTTAACTCCCTCAGTTTAATGGCTCTTTCAACATGTTTCTGAAGACTTTGGTATATTAGGACAACTTATTTTTGTCCACATTGTGTCATCCTTTGAGATGATCAGAGCCCAAgaaacattgctttttttttagctgcacaACTTGCATCACCTTGTCCTTTTCGTTCATAATGTTGCAGAGGCAGTGTATCTCCATCTTCtacttgcaatttttttttggttttcatatAAGGTTTAAAGGTTTTGGGATTTTGTGTGAGAGATTGAGACACTTTGGGGAGTCAACAAAATACTATAGTCCTGGCAAAAAGCCTGAATGAGAGGTTATAGGCACCCGCCGTGCTGCTGATCAACAGTCTGAGCAGGCTTACACAGGGATATggatttataaacatttttcagCCCTGTTGGGCTCAGAGAAAGAGCTCAGACTTAGCTCTTGTACAGTTTGTGCCAGGCGTTTAATATTGACCATATGGCCCTGAACCATCCTCCATAtagacccacacaggcaagtgtTGGGGAGCACTGACTTATCAACACCTCCAATCCCCTATTTCAAACAGTGACATACACTTCTATTTTCTGATGGTTTTTTGGGTATTTATGACTTCAGCCAATTGTCTCATGTTGAATATAGTTTTGAAGACAATATGATGCAATCAGTGTGGAATATCATCAAATTCATTAGTGAAGTTGAGAAGCGTGCTATTTAGTAGATCTCTCCAAGGGCTGTTACCTTGACAACCAATGACTTCCTGTAGGCGTTTAGAACAATTCAAGTCTTGTTGTTACAGGATGATTCTATTTACCAGAGTTGCTCAAATGGGAGAACCAAGTAATTATCCACTTATGataaatacacacatgcctCAAATATCCCTCTAATAAATGTTTGAGTGTTTCAGATCACACACTATTATTCCCACGCAGACATTACAGAGAGAACTACTGATCCAATTTgaaccaaccaaaaaaaaaacaaccagcaCCTATTGAGTCAAATGTAAACAGCCTCTAAGACACATGCTATGTGTTACCTTTACTTTCGTAGTTCCACAATGCTGGATCTGTATATGTTTGTATTCGTAGAGGGTGTAGGTATACGAATCAATCAAAAAGGATTGATGTTCATAAACaactggactcactatctttaaaatgcaaagaccaagtccaaaaccttggtgttctgatagattccgacctgaccttcaacagtcatctCAAATTAATTCCTAAAACTGTCTTTTGCCAATTGAAGACTATATCTAGAGTGAGggtttgcatgtgtcaagcagaccaggagaatctcatccatacttttatctcaaatagacttgactattgtaatggtcttctgactgtgcttcccaaaaagagcattgaacagctgcagctcattcagaatgcctCAGCTTAGGTTCTAACCAGAGCAAAGTGGTGAGAGCGTATGACTCCACTTCTAACATCTTTACATTGCCTTCCAGTCAGTttcagaatagattttaaagttctgcttctggtctataaatcactaaatgtttTTAGAtcctgaataaatgaaagaaatgctcatggaatacaaacccagtagggcactgagatcaactgactcaggtttAATAATGGagtacagagtccaaagcaaacatggtgaagcagcatttaactaTTATGCTGCCAAAAAAATTGGAATCAGTTGCCAACCGAGGTTTCATCAGTgccaaatgtgttttcaaatccacattaaaaactctttttttttggcttacgtTTTAAAGTACTttcacttttcagtgatgtttcttgcactaaaagctgttctAATTgtactttcaaatgtttttatttaagtattttaatgcttttaatcatgtaaagtgcattgagttaccttgtgtacaaaatgtactatacaaatatatttgctttgcaACATTGTTCAAAAGGATGTTTAAAActctactgcaaaaaaatagtTATGAAAAAAGTACTAACTAATTCTGACtaaacaaagatttttttcccctcaaaagaCGGACTGATATCTCTCATGAAACTATTTGGTTCCAGACCCATATGGACACTATTTCTGGAGAAAGGTATTAGCAAACTTCCAGGAACTAAAATGGAAGCAAATAGGGAGTTTTCCACTCTTTGTAAATTTGAGGAAGGGCTTGTTGGTCGCTATCTCCACTCTCATCCAAAAGGTGTTTAATTGGGCTTCTAAATCCAGTCCTTCCACACCAACCCCATCCAAGCAACTGTTTATGCACTGGAAGCAGAAAACAGTTGGAAGCATAGAATTGTCCAGAATGTCTTTGTGAGTGGAACAATTGAGATTCAGGAGCAAATAAGGAGTCAATTGCAACCTCTGATTGATTCATCATTAGATTAAgaactgcacttttgttacCAGTGTTCTCCTTTAAGGCCTGGTCTACTGTGGGTCTCCCTTTTATTCCTGGTGATAACACCCAACCCCCCATGAGTCTCCCTGATACAGTGACCCAATTACAACCATCCTTCTCCTCCCACCCCTGCTTCTTTTCTCTCCTCCTCCTACTCCTCCATCACCATGGGCACTACAAGCTCTCCTCTTCCAACCCACTACTATTAAACAATGTCTGCATTAATGCATCCCCGGTGCAACACCAACACATTTTCCAAGGGCTTCCCCAGAGTGAGGTGAGGAAGCGCATTGATCTCTGATCCAGGGGGCACCATCACCTGCCCACACCGTTCACTGCTCAGTCATACACAGGGTGACCATGCCGCTTCTCAGGTAGATGTTATGTTTACTTGCTGAAAGCCTCGCGGCCATGCTGGCAGGTCAGCTCAACGCTCAGCAGCAGATGGCTGATGGATTGGCGAGTAATAACATAATGAAACAAAGGATTTTACTCGGGGCTCAGTGTTATTGCAAGTCTAAATTTTAAGTGTGACTAAACACAGCTTGTTTTTACAGATTTTAGAGTACTGTAATAAAAACTTTACAACAAAATTTTCAGCCTGTACAGTGTACCTATAATGTGTCGCTGATAAAAATGCCCAGAGTATGTCCAGCATTTTGACATTAATTGGTTTTATTTggaatttatttgttttctctCTTAGTACTAAcaatagaaaagaaaagcaaacacgGACAAAAGGCACAGAACTTCTTATAttaatgtcaggttcaccaatcagacattcattaaacaggacaaaaaaggaagcaaagacaccagttcaagtctcccgaagagagaggagaggaactgtctcgtacaattcaccactgcactctctgattatcctctcctcagcacctctatatatttagttttaagacgccccttatttacatggatgttacaaaaaggagacggcaagcaaaacagttggaaacaaagtgtacatgttcaTGTGCGTGTACATTTCTTTACCCCCCATCTGTCAAAGTAGGGTTCCTGTATCAGCCTGAGTGAAGTTCAGCAATAAGTGGGACAGTTGGTAGGCACAAAGTCTTATGTCTCTCTCTGTTTTTGGTTGCATTAATTTTTGTGTAATCTGACTGCAAAAAAAGCTCTTCTGCATTTTTGTGAAATCATAATTCTTGCAAAGGCCCACAAGATGCAAATACTGACATGTTTCGAGTGCAAGGAGGTTTGTATGTGTGTACTTGACAGGAAGAATATATAAGCATGAATGACAATAATTGAGCACATGGTCTTGACGCTACACACTTAACACAGTATcaaccttccatccatccatccatcaatccattttctttgctgcttatcctcacaagggtcatgaggagtgctggaacctatcccatttgtcaacgggcaggaggcggggtacaccctgaactggttgcgagccaatcgcagggcacatcgagacaaacagccgcactcacaatcacacctaggggcaatttagagtatacaattattgttgcatgtttctgggatgtggggggaccggagtgcctggagaaaacccacgcattcacggggagaacatgcaaactccacacaggcgggtgtgactgtttgtgtgcattatatatatatatatatatatatatatatatatatatatatatatatatatttatatatatgtgtatttatatatactgcatataatacatataataaacacacgcacacaaaaaccaTACTAAAGAATGGAACAGGCCGTTCATGTTGCCCAAAGGCCACACATTAGACATGTATGTTTGTACATACAAGAATACCAGAACTTGCAGGAACACTCACACATACAAACTGCTTTTTTCACAATCCAGGGGGACCAACTTTCTGAACATCACTTGTGGtatctttttccaaatgttttgcaggtaatcacacacacacacacacacacaaaatgagcttgctgagtgaaaaataaatgcttgtAGAGCGCACACAATGCAAACAGGGTATGTTTATACAAAACCCACACAATCTCAGTTagtgacatactgtatttttgatgacatttcACAGCAATTACACTAGCCTGTGGGAATATGATAAAGACACAGAAATTATCATCTGCACGTTTGCTCGACAACCGTTTTGATAATTATGACAACATGATGTAGCAGCTCCCTGAATACAGTGCATGCATGCAAGACCAATTTTTAGTCTCACAAGTGTACCACCCATTCATTGTGTTCAGGAAAAGACCACACATGTATCCCTGCAGGGAGGTGGGGAGCATGAGGCTCAAGATTAAACAAAGCTGCAATACGTACAGGTATGTAGTTGTGGGTGTAAGCATGCTCAGTGTTAAACTGTCTGGCATAAGTCCCCCCAATACCCAATACCCTCTTTTTATGTTTGTAATCTATGGGGAGTGGTGCTAATTGTATTTAAGATCACTAAATACCCATCCCCAAATACTTTTGGATCCCTTGTAGCAGTAAATGATTTGCTGTTTAGAAGAGCATCTTTTTGGTGGGAATTCCCCTCTTCTATTTATATCTTGACCCAGTGTCTCTGTAGCTGTAGTGGATGTATTTATGTGTACGTGAGATACACAGTCTGCATGAGTGTTGGCTGTGTTTATGTTAAGCGTGACTTCAATGCTCCCTCCTTGTACTCGGGGGTGTTCTACCGCCATGGCGTGCAGCGGTCACTTGAATGATTCAAAGCCCACAGAGAGAGTTCTAAATGTTTCATATGAGGTAGTGTGGCACAAGTAGACTAGGAGAGGCCACCATTACAATAATGAACATTTAAATGGAGACAAATATATACCCTGCCCCGTTTTTTTATTACTGTTATTTTGC contains:
- the amer2 gene encoding APC membrane recruitment protein 2, yielding MEVQMECADPAAAPLCDPQPTGKINKAAFKLFGKRRAGSGMASFFSFRNKGATLSRTNGHSDTGNSLNGNGSMSSVELVRSKTHDGLTGSINDADGQRTEGLFALETGTVMSLSKSLSFFSLLRRGSIKSSENGAGLVRRGRGLKGFFSSIRWRRKDKTNERDGDVLEPQKEKDVDVADPVMAKDVTVTLDPTPHYHQEDHGKTEAECNLQATEAHATRVSLTPTQCGTIPGPSGEPDSLSPYTPNDSPLYPATSKAKASVSSLTPSLATPPLECYSTADPPSEPSVDRLCSLLFNDVTSLKSFDSLTGCGDIIADPDEETAGNGGSGTSSSSSGGGGGGGVSVGGSGVGRPLGATCATTRGSPSKAPLSSTLTQPLFTASSGPASFPVCSAVPSSPQPPPVGSGVVAYMGGGEEMASPEGVDDADMQGLWHMLPSTGDNSPAIPRAHQPTCTTLTSTYPLRTPNSASCHQHSSNVCVDRKTLQVKSLGLSKIPVVGGAGSRVTKPLLPHSRHPMSPGDKEPLSDEGYWDTPSATPTATPEESGLRQRHNMSRDSCSGDHLYDLYNDPDGPEGDEDQNSSSSVSTEYKLSPPSSSSSSSFRSIKGSASLPRESKIPVSARQTTPPQSASQSALSSVLECESSASKTQPPPLARTRIPVSKVPVRRSTNKPGTMTKTPKK